The genomic interval GCAGGACATTTCTCATATTCCTAGAAGTGCTAATAGTGATGCGCATATGGTTGCAACTAGTGTAGCTCGTTTAGAGGGGCGTTTTATTTGGTTGGGGTTTAGGCCCGATTAGCTCATGGATGCCATCTATGCTGACAGACCCACAGCTAGTTTTCGTAGTAGGAAAGTGAGTGAGATTTCTCTTCCCACCGATATTTTCCATGTTCtgtaattattttttctttctttaaataaaagtaaaaaaaaaaaaaaaaacaagttggCTACACTACCCGGCATTCTAAAATCTAAAGTTGACAAACTTCTATGCGACTGTGTAAACAGtacttttcaattttttaagaTGGAAAGCCCAAAAACATTCACAAGCCCAAGACCCAGCCACCTCAGCCCTTGTTTATATATCCCTCACCCTCGCATCCTCTCTTCTTCATAAACCCTAGAAGAAGCCTTCTCTGCCGCATACCTCCTTTGCTCTTTTCTGAGAAGTCGCTATGGTACCTAATCTCTCCTCCGCCTCTTCCATTTTGCGTTTATCTCTCTCTAACCTCCTTCTCACCTCTTGTTTACTCATCGCAGGGTATCGATTTGGTCGCCGGCGGCAAGAGCAAGAACACCAAGCGCACGCAGCCTAGGTCTGAAGATATCTACCTCAAGCTCACTGTCAAGGTATGCTCCTTCTACAACACGACGTCGTTTGTGATCGTTTTCTGCTTGTTTACGACTCTGGATCTGTGTTGTCTGCAGCTCTATGATTTCATCCACAGGAGGACCAAGAGTCGCTTCAGTAAGGTGATTCGTCACAGGCTTTGCATGAGCAAGGTGAACAAGGCGCCGTTGTCGCTGTCCCGATTGATTCGGTATATGCAGGGCCATGAGGACAAGATTGCTGTACTCGTCGGAACTGTGACCGACGATGTTCGCGTCGCTGAAGTGCCTGCTCTTAAGGTCACTGCTCTCAGGTTCACCGAGAGGGCTAGGGCTCGCATTGAGAAGGCTGGTGGAGAGTGCTTGACATTTGACCAGCTCGCTCTCAGGGCTCCACTTGGACAGAACACGGTAATTTCACAAGATCGTGTttaaatttgattttgatctAGTTTGTACTCAGTTGCCTTGTTGAAATTGGGTTGTGGTTGTTTGGGTTGTGTTTGTTGTTAATTTGTTTGCGCCTACTTGTTTAGCTAAGCATCTTAGTCATGATTGGTATCTGCTTTTGTATGATTGAATTGAAGGTGATTGTGGTCTGTATTTGGTAGTTGTTGTGTAATTGACTATTGGATTGGATTTAGTTTGATGTGGTGTCCTGGTTGTTGTGCTTTTGGACAATGTCTTGGACATTTTGAGTCCGTACATTGCCGATGACACTTGTTCTGTCAATCCTTTGTGTTTTGCAATTGACTGAAcgttctgtatcttttcaagtaGATGCATAGTttagattttttctttcactgtTTTATTTGGTTCACATCTTTCTGTGCACAATAAGCCGATGCTCTGGATGATTCAAAGGAAGGAAGCATGGTGATGTGCACAGAAATTGAATTAAAAGGGTCCGCATGTCTGCTCTCTCTGATAATTTACTGATTTGAGGGCCTGGTTACGACCTACATATGTGTCCAATCTGATGACCCATTTGAGCTGAAGATTGTCTATAGctaatttgtttttggtttcttttaaaatcaatgtttgtatgTTGTTACTGTTTAAAATCTTTTAAGTTTGAGGCCTAGTTCAATTCAATTGTGTGCTGTCTGCAGATGCTCCTCAGAGGACCAAAGAATGCACGTGAAGCTGTCAAGCATTTTGGTCCAGCTCCTGGTGTTCCACACAGCCACACCAAGCCATATGTGCGATCAAAGGGCAGGAAGTTCGAGAAGGCCAGAGGAAAGAGAAACAGCTGTGGTTTCCGTGTTTAAGCGATGCAAATGGAATTGTCATATCTTCTGTTTTTGTTCATCACTTTTGTTTTTGCTGGAACTGATTTATTTTGTAGGACGCATCTATGTTCCAATCATCTGCCATGACTATCTAGTTTGCAAATGAAGGATATTTATAAGCTTGGATTTAATGTCTAGAATTTTGCTTGATGTGATCTTGTTGAAGATTATTTACATGCTGGTTTAATCCGTTTTGTTGCATTTCCGTAATTTCTTTACACATTGGTAGTGAGGATACCTGACTAAGCTGCCTGAAGCTGTTTTCTAATCTAACCCTAATGTTGTTCAAAGAATTTGGTGAAGAAAAATGCTTTAGCTTATGCAATCCTCTTTGGACGGCCTGGTAGAGTGGCAAGACGATTGGTGTTCGGGTCATTTGAATGTGGCCTCATTTGAATGTGGCCTGTTTTGAATTAGGGCATGGAGAAATGGAGAGACAAACTCTTGATTGTGTTCGGATTGTTTGGGGTCGTCTAGTTGTGGCCTGTTTTAAAATAGGTTTTGAGAGAAACAATTTCTTGCGAAGAGGGAATAGCCTTCCCGCGGTTTATGTCAGATCTCGACCAGCACTGCTTATTATGTCTAAGACAATGGAAAGATTGAAACAAATtttgaggtttttttttattacacAACAAAACTTAAAAAGGGACTCTTTCACAAGTGCGAGACAAATTTAATACTGAAATATAATCTCGAAACCTATCGCGGGAATGAAATTCAGAATTTCTTGATGAAGTCATATATATGAGCACTGCATTCTTCTGCCTTCTCTTGGTTAATAAAGTGAGCTGCTCCTTCAACTATAACAACTTCTTGCAAAAATGGCACCTGGCTCTTAAAACCACCTTTATGAATATAATCTTTGATACCTGGAGTATTATAGGTGATGTCCAGATCGCCCACAATAAACTTAACTGGTACTTTGATTTGAACGCCAGTCCACGGTGCCGTTAGCTCCCAGGTTCTGCAACCAAAAACATATAAGTTCAGTGTTGATTAATGGTTTTTCttccaaaattataatttttgtaCAAGTACTAAGAAGACGGAAAGCACAAAATGTAGTAACGTACAAGTTCAAAGCTCGGTAGTAGTTCAATCCACCAGTAAATCCTGTCTTGCTGAATTTGCTGGCAAAATAGTTAACATCTTCTTCTGAGAGCCAAGCGGGCATGGGTTCTTTAGGTTTCCAAGTCGTAAGTCCAAGTTCTTTAGATATTTTAGGAGGTTCCGGACTGCGACCAGTAAGAAACATTTTCATCACTGAGATAGTATCAACACCACCAAAATATGCTTCAGCCTCTCCAGGTTCCTGTGACACAACATTGACAATTTTATTTGTAGACATAATGCTCATACATTTTATCTGTAAACATTTCCAGTTCAGGCGAGTAagattataaatgcatttatcCCTGGCCAAAGTATTTCCAGCAAAATAGTCGATAAACAAGATTGTGTACCAAAgaatgagtttgaagaacgaGGATAAGCATCCTACGTCGACAGGGAAGCAATAAGCTACTCCATAGCACACTTCGAATCGGAAATGTGTGACCAGAGCTCACATACATACACAATAAATTGGGCAGGTAGTGTCAGCTAATGGTCAAATTACTCAGGGTTCGGCTTTGAACAACAGAAATCTAACACTACAGGAGGTTGCTGTGCATACTAGATATAACATTAATGACACTGTACCTACCCAAATGAATGAACTCCCTTCACTCCAAAATCGCTAGGCATCTCATTACTATTTTAGATACTACATTTGGCAGAAACTGTTATAGCATGCATCATGTCCAATTTCATTATAGGGCAatgcttaattttttttgaaatcgGGAATGCTTAATAAACTACTTGGATATTCAGATTCAGCTAACACTATCAATCAATTGCAGAGCTTTAAGAATCTTTCAGACCCTAATCAGATGAGCAAACAGAGAAGAAGCTCATATAACAGAATTTCTAAAAACAGAACAGCAGttttgagtgaacaaacacaCACTATTCCAATGACACTAGAATATCAGACCCAATTagaaaccaaacaaaaagatCAGAAAATTTACCTGAAACCTGCAAATGTAGTAATCATCCCCAAACAAGGCCCTCAACCCATCAACAGGCTTCCTCTTGGGGTTTCTGGGATTGAAAGCGACGCTCATGTTGACCAAGCACTTAACCCTATCCGGCCTAAAAAGACAGAACCACCAAGCAATCACAGCACCCCAGTCATGCGCCACCAGGAACACTTTCTCAATCCCCAGATGGTCAAGCAGCCCGATCAGGTCTCCGACTATGTGCATGGCCGTGTACAACGAAGCGTCCGGCGGCGCGTCGGTGTCACCGAAGCCGCGGAGATCCGGGGCTATGCAACGGTATCCCAAGGAGGACAGGGAGAGGAGCTGGTGGCGCCACGAGTACCAGAGCTCCGGGAAGCCGTGGAGGAAGAGGATTGGTGGGCCTGAACCGATTGAGGCTACGTGCATGTTGATGCCGTTTGTGGGTACCGTTGCGTGTTCGATCTTCTCCATGGTTGATGAACTCAGTTGAGATCTTTTGGTGTCTGTGTTCGTTTGGACCCGAGAGCTTTGTACTTACCTATATAATAGGAGAGGGAGGATTGGCTTTGGTTACTGCGTTGGCCTGTCTTTGTTTACTTCGTCTGAACATTTTGTGAGATGTCATTTTCacattgatgatggttttacTAAAATTTTAAAGGTTCAAATTTGAATGTCCTTAT from Argentina anserina chromosome 2, drPotAnse1.1, whole genome shotgun sequence carries:
- the LOC126782425 gene encoding 60S ribosomal protein L18-2-like, with protein sequence MGIDLVAGGKSKNTKRTQPRSEDIYLKLTVKLYDFIHRRTKSRFSKVIRHRLCMSKVNKAPLSLSRLIRYMQGHEDKIAVLVGTVTDDVRVAEVPALKVTALRFTERARARIEKAGGECLTFDQLALRAPLGQNTMLLRGPKNAREAVKHFGPAPGVPHSHTKPYVRSKGRKFEKARGKRNSCGFRV
- the LOC126783176 gene encoding uncharacterized protein LOC126783176 yields the protein MEKIEHATVPTNGINMHVASIGSGPPILFLHGFPELWYSWRHQLLSLSSLGYRCIAPDLRGFGDTDAPPDASLYTAMHIVGDLIGLLDHLGIEKVFLVAHDWGAVIAWWFCLFRPDRVKCLVNMSVAFNPRNPKRKPVDGLRALFGDDYYICRFQEPGEAEAYFGGVDTISVMKMFLTGRSPEPPKISKELGLTTWKPKEPMPAWLSEEDVNYFASKFSKTGFTGGLNYYRALNLTWELTAPWTGVQIKVPVKFIVGDLDITYNTPGIKDYIHKGGFKSQVPFLQEVVIVEGAAHFINQEKAEECSAHIYDFIKKF